Proteins from a single region of Apium graveolens cultivar Ventura chromosome 7, ASM990537v1, whole genome shotgun sequence:
- the LOC141672181 gene encoding berberine bridge enzyme-like 24, with protein MKISMTSSWLLSLALLLLFSTSSWAASADDNVRVFIQCLSRTSGNSEPISAVTYTPSNTSFTSILNARIDNLRFTTSATPKPLLIITPTQESQIQTMIWCARKTGVSLRIRGGGHDFEGQSYRATEPFVMLDMINFRSINIDLKTSTAWVGAGLTLGELYYRISEKSSTLGFPAGLWSTVGVSGFLGGGGYGMLKRKYGLAGDNTLDIRFIDANGRILDRKSMGEDLFWAIRGGGISSFGIALSWRIQLVPVPKTVTRFGVGRTLEQDGAELYRRWQSIAPNFEERDLDVRCIVDTITSASSARGDKKTVRFVFQSLFLGTIDRLIPIMQKSFPELGLVKEDCIESSWIESAPYFSNFSQGSPPEILLNRNAIPRYPYKGKSSFVRVPISAQGLKGVWDRMLQLPTGTVLIQYTPFGGKMNEFSESSLPFPHRPGVLYMINIGITLNNDVTERLQWINDLFDYYSPYVTQNPRTSYVNYIDLDIGQSSTTYAEASVWGRKYFGKNFDRLLRVKAVVDPTNFFRHAQSIPVLSI; from the coding sequence ATGAAAATCAGCATGACTTCTTCTTGGCTTCTTTCTCTGgctcttcttcttcttttttcaacttcttcttggGCAGCTTCTGCAGATGACAATGTCCGTGTTTTCATTCAATGTCTGTCTCGCACTTCCGGTAACTCAGAACCAATTTCTGCAGTTACTTACACCCCAAGTAACACTTCTTTCACGTCTATTTTAAATGCCCGAATAGACAACTTGAGGTTCACTACCTCAGCTACACCAAAACCCCTGCTCATCATTACACCCACGCAAGAGTCGCAGATCCAAACTATGATTTGGTGCGCGCGTAAAACTGGCGTGTCACTTAGAATTCGAGGTGGTGGTCATGATTTTGAGGGTCAATCATATCGAGCTACAGAACCTTTTGTGATGCTCGATATGATTAATTTTCGGTCAATAAATATTGACTTAAAAACTTCTACTGCATGGGTTGGTGCTGGTCTAACCTTAGGCGAACTTTATTATCGAATTTCGGAAAAAAGCTCAACACTAGGGTTTCCAGCTGGTCTATGGTCTACTGTTGGTGTAAGTGGATTTCTTGGTGGAGGTGGTTACGGTATGTTGAAACGAAAATATGGCCTGGCTGGTGATAACACACTCGATATTCGTTTCATTGATGCTAATGGAAGAATTCTTGATAGGAAATCAATGGGGGAAGATTTGTTTTGGGCTATTAGAGGAGGTGGTATCTCTAGTTTCGGAATTGCTCTTTCATGGAGGATTCAACTTGTTCCTGTTCCGAAAACTGTGACCAGGTTTGGAGTTGGTAGAACTTTAGAACAAGATGGGGCAGAGCTTTATAGACGTTGGCAATCAATTGCTCCAAATTTCGAAGAAAGAGATCTTGATGTTAGATGTATTGTTGACACTATAACAAGTGCCTCGAGTGCTCGTGGAGATAAAAAGACAGTACGATTCGTATTTCAATCGTTATTTCTGGGTACAATTGATAGGTTAATTCCTATTATGCAAAAAAGCTTCCCTGAATTAGGTTTGGTGAAAGAGGATTGTATCGAATCAAGTTGGATCGAATCTGCACCATACTTCTCAAACTTTTCACAGGGAAGTCCTCCAGAAATCCTGCTAAATAGAAATGCAATTCCCCGGTATCCCTATAAAGGGAAATCAAGCTTTGTCAGGGTACCAATATCTGCACAAGGACTTAAAGGCGTGTGGGACAGGATGTTACAACTTCCCACAGGAACAGTGCTGATACAATATACCCCATTTGGAGGGAAAATGAACGAATTTTCGGAGTCTTCACTTCCGTTTCCACATAGACCGGGAGTCCTGTACATGATCAACATTGGAATTACCCTAAATAATGATGTCACAGAACGACTTCAATGGATCAATGATTTGTTCGACTATTACAGTCCCTATGTCACCCAGAACCCGAGGACCTCGTATGTCAATTATATTGATCTTGATATCGGACAAAGTAGTACAACTTATGCAGAAGCAAGTGTTTGGGGCAGAAAGTATTTCGGTAAAAATTTCGACAGATTGCTGAGAGTGAAGGCTGTGGTTGATCCTACCAATTTCTTCAGGCACGCCCAAAGTATTCCTGTTTTAAGCATATAA